The genomic stretch TTCATTTCGCCGGTCTTGAATTTGCTGAGTCGGCAGTTGCTCAGCGTCTGATGGCCCAAGTCACGGCCCTCAGCGGCAACGGGTTGCTACTGGGCCCGCACCGAGTACCCGTCAGCCGCGACCTGCGCGAAAAGGTGCTGAGGCAGGTATTTGGGATCCAGAAAGCCCCAAGAGGGCGCCTGCCCGGGGCACTCCGGTGGTAGGCCGCGCCGGCCGCTGTTAACATCTGGTAGCCAGAGCGGTACTTATGCTAAGCCGCACTAAGCCGGCTCCCGCTTTGTGCAGTACCTGACCGCCTTTGTTGACTATACCTACCCGCCCTTGCGCACGTTTTGGGAAAGCCGCCGCACGGCGCACTACCTGAGCGTGGCCCTGGTAACGACTTTTAGCCTGAGCATGGCGCTGGCGGTGGTGAACTACTGGCATCTGCTGGCGCTGCCGGGCTTGCTGGCGCGCTGCCATTTTTTGCAAGCAGTGGAGGTATCTTTCACGCTGCTGCTGTTTTTTGAAATGGTGAGCCTGGTGTTCGTCATCCCGGATTCCATCGCCAACTCCATCGGCAAGCAGATTGAGATTCTGAGCCTGGTGCTGCTACGATCCTCGTTCAAGGAATTTTCTCACTACAACTTCGAGCGGCCCCTGCAAAGCCAGCTGGAGTCGGTTTACAAGATGGTAGCCGATGGCGGCGGGGCGCTGCTCGTATTTCTGCTGCTCTCGCTCTACTACGGGGTGCAGCGGCACCGCGCCATCACGCCGGAAGCCGACAGGGCAGGCTTCGTGCAGCTCAAGCAGCTCATGGCCCTGCTGGTGCTGGCGGCGCTGCTGCTGCTCATCGGGCACGACGTAATGCAGGCTTTGCGCACCGGCCATTGGGTGCAGTCGGTGGACCGGTTTTATCTGTTGCTGATTTACGCCGACGTGCTGCTGCTGCTCGTAGCCTTCCGCTACACGCTGCACTACCCTGATATTTTCCGCTACTCGGCCTTCGTGCTGGTGACGGTCTTCATCCGGTTTTCATTGCTGGCCCCGGTGTACTACAACGCGCTGCTGGGGGTTTTTTCGGTCGTGTTCGCCATTGCCGTGGTGTATTTCCACACCGTGTTCACCGATGGCCGGCTGGCTTACATCGCCCGGCACCAGCCCCGGCCGCCGGCAGCCGCCGGCGAAGTGGCCGCGCCGCCCCAGCCGCGGGAGTGAGTGGCCGGTAGCTGCCGGGGGGCCGGATACGGCCGGCCGGAAAGTTGATAGGCGATGGAATAAGGGGGCCATTTGCGCCGCGCACGCTACCTGGTGGAGGCTCTGCCTCGCACAGGAGGAAGGCTTTGCTATTACAGGGTTCCAAACCGCTCCCCTGCTGCGCATGACCGACATTTCGATTGGCCAGTCCGTGGCCCTCGCGCCCAACAAATACATCGCCACCCGGCTGGGATTACATTTCAAACCAATGCTTACACATTTAAAGCGGCGTACCCCTGCCCCCGTTCGCTGGGGTTGAGTATGCAAAAACTGCTCCCTGGATTCGAGACCGGCCCGCAGGCCACCGGAGGCACGTTTTCCGACCTCTGCGCCCGGTTGTGCGTAAACCGGCTTGTCCCTTGGGACTGTTTTTTCAACCGCAGGGCGCGCGGCCGACCAAATGGTGGCCTGCGCGCTCCTTCTCCTCCCCCGCTTATGTCTTCTGAACTGCCCAGCGCGGCCGCCGAAAACCCGCGCGCCGACAACCAACACCGCCCCCCCGTGCGCACCAGCTACCACACCACCACCGCGCCGCTCATCGTTACGCCCACCTTCCTCACGCGGGCCGATAACACGCCCCGTGCCGAGCGCCCGCTCGATGAGGGCTCCACCCGCACCCGCCGCGGCGACGGCCTCGAGAACCCCGACGCCGAGCCCACCGAAATTGCCCTCGAACCCAACCCCAACCTGGCCTACGAGCACTGGGACGAATACTGGCGCAAAGTCCACGGTCCCAAATTCGCCTACCAGGAGCCCGGCACCGACAATGAGCCCGTGCTGCGCTACGACCAGGTGCACCGCTTCGCTGGCGGCCCGTCCTCGTTTTTCCGCCCCCCTTACCTGGCCATGATTACGGCGGATAAAAAGCTGGTGAGCGACCCCGAGGCGCAGGTACCAGCCTACCAGCGCCCCCGCTTCGACGGCTTCGCCTATATCGCCTACGCCGCCGAGGCCGATATCGAGCGCGTGCTCAAGCAGCCGCAGTACGACAAGCGCATCATTGCCGACGAGCAAACGGTGTTCCGCCTGGTGACCCGCGAAATTGCCCGCGAGTACATCCTGCTGCCCAGCCCCCAGCACCGCGACCCGCTGAGCCTGGTCAAAATCCACTACCGCCGACCCGAGCTGAGCCGCGAGGCGTTTCAGCAGCGGCTGCTCGAGCAGCACGCGGCGCTGGTCATCGCCCAGCCGGCCACCCACCAGTACGTGCGCCGCTACGCCCAGCTGCACAACATCGGCTCGACCCAGCAGCCCGACCCCGAGGGCCGCCCGATTGACGCCGTTTCGGTGCTCTCCTTCGCCAGTGTCAACGACGTGGAAGACTACCTGCTCACCGACGGCTACCGCGCCATCGAGGCCGACGAAGCCACCTTCATCGACCTGGAGCGCTCGGAGTTCTGGACCGGCCTCAACTACAGCGTCATCAACCGCCTGCTGCCCGAGCTGGCCACCCAGCGCTAGGGCAGGCGCCTGCTACCCTTTCAAATAAGGGCCCTATGCTGCAATGCGTGCGGCATGGGGCCCTCGTTTGTTGGTAACTTATGCTACCCGGCCATAATGCCGTGCTCCCGCACCATCGTGGGCGTGCTGCCGGTGAGCTTCTTGAAGGAGTTGATCGACCTGCAAGGAGAATTTAATTTCTCCGGCGAGACGCTGAGCGATGCGCGACACTTCGACCTGGGCGCGTTGCTCACTGTCGAATGGCAAACTACTTCGCTGGTTACCAATGCTAATATATAGAACACGAGGACGGGGTTGGGCGTGCTATTGGCGCAACGCGGGGCGGCCGATGAACTGCGGTTATCCGGTTGAAAGGGCTGGGGCCGCGTATGCCGGGTAATTGCCCGATACTTCCCGGCAATAACCCCAATGGCCTTCCCTACCCGCACCAAAACCCGTCGCCACCACCGGGACATCGTCGTCATCGGGGCTTCCGCTGGGGGCGTCTCGGCGCTGCTGGCCCTGGTGAAAACCCTGCCGGCGGATTTTCCGGCCCCAATTTTCGTGGTGCAGCACCTCGCGCCGGATTCGCCCAGCATCCTGCCGCAGCTACTTGGCTTCGTCTCGGCGCTGCGGGTCAAACACCCCCAGGACGGCGAAACAGTGGAGGCCGGGGTCATTTACGTGGCCCCACCCGACCATCACCTGCTGCTCGAAGACGACCGGGTACTGGTGGCGCGGGGCCCGAAGGAAAACCGCTTCCGGCCTTCCATTGACGCGCTGTTCCGCTCGGCGGCCTACACCTACGGCCCCCGCGTGATTGGCGTGGTGCTCACCGGCTACCTCGACGACGGCACCTCCGGGCTGTGGAGCGTGCAGCGCATGGGCGGGCTGACCATCGTGCAGGACCCGCTCGACGCCGAGCAGCCCTCGATGCCCACCAACGCGCTGGAGTTCGTGCAGGCCGACCACCTCGTGCCCCTGGCCGGGCTGGGCGCGCTGCTGGCCCGCCTCACCACGGAGGCCTCGCCGGCCAAGCCTCGCCTGCCCGCCGACCAGCTGGAGTTACTGAAAATCGAGTTGACCATTGCCAAGCAGGGCGGCGGCTTCGAGTTGGGCATCATCGATAAAGGCCAGCTCACCCCCTTCACCTGCCCGGACTGTCACGGCGCCCTCACCCAGCTCATCGAGGGCAAGCTGATTCGCTACCGCTGCCACACGGGCCACGCCTACACCGTCAGCGCTTTGCTGAGCGAAGTCACCGAGTCGGTGGAAAGCCTGCTCTACCAGTCTATGCGGGGCCTGGAGGAAACCAAGATGCTACTCCAGAATATCGCGGGGCAGTTCGCCGACAACGAGCAGCCCGAGGTGGCCGCCTTGTTCTTGCGCAAAGCCGACGAAACCGGCCGCCAGGCCCGGGTCGTGCACCAGTCCATTCTCAAGCAGGAAGCCCTCAGCGGCGACCTGCAGTTCCAGAAAAACAAGCTCCCGCACGCCGGCGCCTGAGCGCGCGGGGCTGCCCGTTGCAGGCCAAGCGGCCGGCCAGGGTTTCCACTGCCAGAAGCCGTACCTTCCAGTGATTTCCGTGCTGCTGGTATTTATATCCTGATTCCGTGACGATTCCCGACCCTGCGCTTCCCGACCCTGCGCTTCCCGCCGTGCCCACGCCGCCCGCGAATGCCGCAAAAGACCCCGCTACGCCACCAGTCCCCACCGCCCAAGCCCTGGCCGTTACCCTGGCAGAGCGGGACGCTACCATCACCGAGCAGGATGCCACCAACGAGGAGCTCGCCGCAAGCAACCAGCGCCTCGTCCGAGCTAATGCCGAGCTAACCGCCGCCAGCGCCTACGTGCAGACGCAAACCCAGGCCCTGCACCGGAGCCAAAAAGCCCTGCGCCAGCTCAACCAGCAACTGGAAGCCCGCGTGGCCGAGCGCACCGGCCAACTGGACGCCGCCCTGCGCGAGTGCCGGCAGCACAGCGCTACCCTGACCGCCGTATTCGATCAGACCCCGGCCGCCTTATGTCTGCTGCGCGGCCCGGAGCACCGGTTCACCTACTTCAACCGCAGCTTCCAGCGCCAATACCCCGACCGGGTGCTGCGGGGCCGCCCGATGGCCGAGGCCCTGCCCGAAGCCGCCGCCCAGGGCTTCACCGCCCTACTCGACCGGGTGTACCAGACCGGCGAGCCGTACCACGGCCAGGAGATGCCCATGCGCGAAGAAGGGCCGCACGGGCCGCGGGAGCGGTTTTTTGATTTCACCTACCAGGCCTTTCGCGAAAGCGGCACGGTGGTGGGCGTGGCCGTGTGCGCCTTCGACGTAACGGAACAGGTGCGGGTGCGCGAACAGGTGGCCGTGGCCATCTTCCGGGGGCCGCGCTGCATCATCGAGATGGCCAACCCGGCCGTGTGCGCCATTTGGGGGCGCACGGCCGAACAGGTCGTGGGCAAGCCCCTATTCGAGGCTCTGCCCGACGCGGCGGGGCAGGGCTTCGAGGAGTTACTGGCCGGGGTGCTGGCTACGGGCGTGCCCTTCGTGGCGAAGGAATTGCCCGTTACCTTGGTCCGTGCCGGGCACCGCGACACCGTGTACTGCAACTTCGTGTACCAGCCCCTGCTCGACGCGCAGGGCAGCATTAGCGGCATCACGCTGGTGGCCACCGACGTGAGCGAGCAGGTGCGGGCCCGGCAGCACCTCGAAGCGCTGGGGCGGGAGCTGGCCGAGGCCTACGCCACGCTGCAGGTGGCGCACGTGGACACGGAGCTGGCCAACGCGGCGCTGAGCCAGCGCAACCAGCACCTGCGGGCCACCAACGAGGATCTGGACAACTTCGTGTACGCCGCCAGCCACGATCTGAAGCTGCCCGTGCTCAACCTGGCCGGCCTCTTCGACGAGCTGCGCCGGGGCGTCACCTTCGCCGACCCGGCCGAAGAAGCCACGCTGGTACCCTTGATTCAGGAGGCCCTGCAGCAGCTTGGCACCACCCTCGACGACCTCTCGGCCCTGGGTCAGGTGCAGCAGGCGGCTCACGCCGTGGCCGAGCCCGTGGCGCTGGCCGAGGTGGTGGCGGACGTGCTGCTCACACTTGAGCCGCAGGTTCGGGCCGCCCGGGCCCGCGTCACCACCGATTTTACGGCCCTCCCGGTGGTGGCCTATTCCCAGTCCGGCCTGCGCACCATTGTGCTCAACCTGCTCAGCAACGCGCTCAAGTACGCCGACCCGGCCCGCCCGGCCCGCGTGCACGTCTCGCTCTGGCTCGACGCCGGCCAGCCGGTGCTCTGGGTGAAGGACAACGGCCTGGGCTTCGATGCCACGGCCCACGGCCCCG from Hymenobacter canadensis encodes the following:
- a CDS encoding EthD domain-containing protein, with translation MSSELPSAAAENPRADNQHRPPVRTSYHTTTAPLIVTPTFLTRADNTPRAERPLDEGSTRTRRGDGLENPDAEPTEIALEPNPNLAYEHWDEYWRKVHGPKFAYQEPGTDNEPVLRYDQVHRFAGGPSSFFRPPYLAMITADKKLVSDPEAQVPAYQRPRFDGFAYIAYAAEADIERVLKQPQYDKRIIADEQTVFRLVTREIAREYILLPSPQHRDPLSLVKIHYRRPELSREAFQQRLLEQHAALVIAQPATHQYVRRYAQLHNIGSTQQPDPEGRPIDAVSVLSFASVNDVEDYLLTDGYRAIEADEATFIDLERSEFWTGLNYSVINRLLPELATQR
- a CDS encoding chemotaxis protein CheB; protein product: MAFPTRTKTRRHHRDIVVIGASAGGVSALLALVKTLPADFPAPIFVVQHLAPDSPSILPQLLGFVSALRVKHPQDGETVEAGVIYVAPPDHHLLLEDDRVLVARGPKENRFRPSIDALFRSAAYTYGPRVIGVVLTGYLDDGTSGLWSVQRMGGLTIVQDPLDAEQPSMPTNALEFVQADHLVPLAGLGALLARLTTEASPAKPRLPADQLELLKIELTIAKQGGGFELGIIDKGQLTPFTCPDCHGALTQLIEGKLIRYRCHTGHAYTVSALLSEVTESVESLLYQSMRGLEETKMLLQNIAGQFADNEQPEVAALFLRKADETGRQARVVHQSILKQEALSGDLQFQKNKLPHAGA
- a CDS encoding PAS domain-containing sensor histidine kinase, which encodes MTIPDPALPDPALPAVPTPPANAAKDPATPPVPTAQALAVTLAERDATITEQDATNEELAASNQRLVRANAELTAASAYVQTQTQALHRSQKALRQLNQQLEARVAERTGQLDAALRECRQHSATLTAVFDQTPAALCLLRGPEHRFTYFNRSFQRQYPDRVLRGRPMAEALPEAAAQGFTALLDRVYQTGEPYHGQEMPMREEGPHGPRERFFDFTYQAFRESGTVVGVAVCAFDVTEQVRVREQVAVAIFRGPRCIIEMANPAVCAIWGRTAEQVVGKPLFEALPDAAGQGFEELLAGVLATGVPFVAKELPVTLVRAGHRDTVYCNFVYQPLLDAQGSISGITLVATDVSEQVRARQHLEALGRELAEAYATLQVAHVDTELANAALSQRNQHLRATNEDLDNFVYAASHDLKLPVLNLAGLFDELRRGVTFADPAEEATLVPLIQEALQQLGTTLDDLSALGQVQQAAHAVAEPVALAEVVADVLLTLEPQVRAARARVTTDFTALPVVAYSQSGLRTIVLNLLSNALKYADPARPARVHVSLWLDAGQPVLWVKDNGLGFDATAHGPELFQLFRRFHDHTEGTGVGLYLVNRLVQARGGRIEVDSRVGEGATFRVYLGGNQ